Proteins encoded in a region of the Raphanus sativus cultivar WK10039 chromosome 8, ASM80110v3, whole genome shotgun sequence genome:
- the LOC108820602 gene encoding RGG repeats nuclear RNA binding protein A isoform X3 has protein sequence MATLNPFDLLGDDAEDPSQLAVVSIAADKPKKSAPVSAVSAKSSAPSKQLPPPQAVREVRSDAPRGSERGGERGLSRGRGGGYNRDFRGGDGNNWGYSKPSEEGGVSKPFYEKRSVPGVYGGGGGARGGRRGETGEGERPPRRTYDRRSGTGRGGDFKREGAGRGNWGTPGEEVLVVKTEEVAGAETEKPAGDEVAADAKKENNAEVEEQKEPEDKEMTLDEYEKILEEKRKALQSQTTSGRKVDTKVFESMQQLSNKKKSNDEIFIKLVSSKRRVWSAIITRYMKGEKVKLAESSKNMISEDKFGNLECIIYV, from the exons ATGGCAACTTTGAACCCTTTTGATCTGTTGGGTGACGACGCCGAGGATCCGAGCCAGCTCGCCGTCGTCTCCATCGCTGCCGATAAGCCCAAAAAATCTGCACCTGTTTCCGCCGTGTCTGCTAAGTCATCTGCTCCGTCAAAGCAGCTTCCTCCTCCCCAAGCTG TGAGAGAGGTTAGGAGTGATGCTCCACGTGGCAGTGAACGTGGTGGAGAGCGTGGATTAAGCCGTGGTCGTGGTGGTGGTTACAACCGTGATTTTAGAGGCGGTGATGGTAACAACTGGGGATACAGTAAGCCATCTGAGGAAGGAGGCGTTTCAAAGCCATTCTATGAGAAACGTAGTGTACCTGGTGTATatggtggcggtggtggtgcTCGTGGTGGTCGACGCGGTGAAACTGGTGAAGGTGAACGTCCTCCTCGAAGGACATATGATCGTCGTAGTGGAACTGGCAGAGG GGGTGACTTCAAAAGGGAAGGAGCTGGTCGTGGAAACTGGGGAACACCGGGAGAAGAAGTTCTTGTTGT GAAGACTGAAGAAGTTGCTGGTGCAGAGACTGAGAAGCCTGCTGGTGATGAGGTTGCTGCTGATGCTAAGAAGGAGAACAATGCTGAAGTGGAGGAGCAGAAAGAGCCTGAGGATAAG GAGATGACTCTGGATGAGTATGAGAAAATACTTGAGGAGAAGAGAAAGGCTCTTCAGTCTCAGACCACATCTGGGAGGAAAGTTGATACTAAAGTGTTTGAATCAATGCAACAACTCTCAAACAAGAAGAAGTCTAACGATGAAATCTTCATCAAGTTG GTTTCTTCCAAGCGGCGTGTGTGGTCGGCGATTATCACAAGGTACATGAAAGGAGAGAAGGTTAAATTAGCCGAGTCTTCAAAAAACATGATCAGTGAAGACAAATTTGGTAACTTGGAATGCATcatttatgtttga
- the LOC108820602 gene encoding RGG repeats nuclear RNA binding protein A isoform X1 — protein MATLNPFDLLGDDAEDPSQLAVVSIAADKPKKSAPVSAVSAKSSAPSKQLPPPQAVREVRSDAPRGSERGGERGLSRGRGGGYNRDFRGGDGNNWGYSKPSEEGGVSKPFYEKRSVPGVYGGGGGARGGRRGETGEGERPPRRTYDRRSGTGRGGDFKREGAGRGNWGTPGEEVLVVKTEEVAGAETEKPAGDEVAADAKKENNAEVEEQKEPEDKEMTLDEYEKILEEKRKALQSQTTSGRKVDTKVFESMQQLSNKKKSNDEIFIKLGSDKDKRKDDKEEKAKKAVSINEFLKPAEGENYYRGGGRGGRGRGRGGRDRGGASGGGYDGYRSEAAPAIGDTAQFPSLGGK, from the exons ATGGCAACTTTGAACCCTTTTGATCTGTTGGGTGACGACGCCGAGGATCCGAGCCAGCTCGCCGTCGTCTCCATCGCTGCCGATAAGCCCAAAAAATCTGCACCTGTTTCCGCCGTGTCTGCTAAGTCATCTGCTCCGTCAAAGCAGCTTCCTCCTCCCCAAGCTG TGAGAGAGGTTAGGAGTGATGCTCCACGTGGCAGTGAACGTGGTGGAGAGCGTGGATTAAGCCGTGGTCGTGGTGGTGGTTACAACCGTGATTTTAGAGGCGGTGATGGTAACAACTGGGGATACAGTAAGCCATCTGAGGAAGGAGGCGTTTCAAAGCCATTCTATGAGAAACGTAGTGTACCTGGTGTATatggtggcggtggtggtgcTCGTGGTGGTCGACGCGGTGAAACTGGTGAAGGTGAACGTCCTCCTCGAAGGACATATGATCGTCGTAGTGGAACTGGCAGAGG GGGTGACTTCAAAAGGGAAGGAGCTGGTCGTGGAAACTGGGGAACACCGGGAGAAGAAGTTCTTGTTGT GAAGACTGAAGAAGTTGCTGGTGCAGAGACTGAGAAGCCTGCTGGTGATGAGGTTGCTGCTGATGCTAAGAAGGAGAACAATGCTGAAGTGGAGGAGCAGAAAGAGCCTGAGGATAAG GAGATGACTCTGGATGAGTATGAGAAAATACTTGAGGAGAAGAGAAAGGCTCTTCAGTCTCAGACCACATCTGGGAGGAAAGTTGATACTAAAGTGTTTGAATCAATGCAACAACTCTCAAACAAGAAGAAGTCTAACGATGAAATCTTCATCAAGTTG GGTTCAGATAAGGACAAACGCAAAGATGACAAGGAAGAGAAGGCTAAGAAG GCTGTGAGCATTAATGAGTTTCTGAAACCAGCTGAGGGTGAGAACTACTACCGAGGAGGAGGTCGTGGTGGTCGTGGAAGGGGACGTGGTGGTCGTGACCGTGGAGGTGCTTCTGGTGGTGGATATGATGGTTATCGTAGTGAAGCTGCGCCCGCCATTGGAGATACGGCTCAGTTCCCATCTCTTGGGGGCAAGTAA
- the LOC108820601 gene encoding protein SUPPRESSOR OF npr1-1, CONSTITUTIVE 1 isoform X1 yields the protein MPNEANMIDKIANDVSNKLITPSHGYGDFVGIEAHIEVINSMLRFESEEARMVGILGPSGIGKTTIVRALFGQISSQFHHRAFVSYKQTNQDDYGTKLRWEEQLLSDVLGQTDIKVFHLGAVEQRLKHKKVLIVLDDVDDLELLKTLVGKTGWFGSGSRIIVITQDRQLLKAHEIDLVYEVEFPSEEVALEMFCRSAFGQNSPPDGFMELAFQVAKLAGSLPLGLSILGSSLRGRHEKEWNEMLPRLQNGLDGKIEKILRVGYDRLDGKDKELFLYIACLFNGVEVSSIKDLLGDGVNIGFTMLADKSFIRITTDRTVEMHNLLQKMGREIARAASLNNPGKRQFLVNVEDIRDVFTDKTGTETLLGIYLNTSYTKAPFCIDEESFKGMRNLQILKIHGRLHLPQSELYLPRKLRLLDWNEYPSKCLPCNFKAECLIELIMESSNLEKLWEGTLPIGSLKKMRMSDSIYLKELPDLSNAINLEEIYLDGCTSVVTLPFSIQNLPKLRKLDLENCTKLENFPTHVNLESLEYFSLRGCSRLRNFPQIHKYTSSHGTAIEVEDCFWNKNLPGSDYLGCLIRCKVRPEHLVRLVLRGNMLEKLWEGAQSLGSLVKMDLSGCENLTEVPDLSKAINLDFLQLNDCKSLVTVPSTIGSLNKLVKLEMKECTRLETLPTDINLSSLKTVNLGGCSRLKSFPQISRSIENFNLNGTAIEKVPCCIESLSMLTVLTMRCCKRLKNISPNIFRMQRLGKADFTDCVGVKMALSDDASVVATTSMEDLFSRIQLHGNLENQDEFLLLAGLSLGREYFEFNNCFSLDEDARELILRSYINPTVLPGGEVPTYFTHRTSGHSLTVKLPKSSLSQEFLGFKACVVVEPLTNPNVFLSVLSVRWHFRGLSGILYINSEIDLCKTDHLVMGSFKFHPIGAPSPLEYNDVEFEFSTIDGFSDTILFQRIKGCGIRFLNVPS from the exons ATGCCCAACGAAGCAAACATGATTGATAAGATAGCGAACGATGTTTCGAATAAACTTATTACACCGTCCCATGGTTATGGCGATTTCGTGGGGATTGAGGCTCATATAGAGGTCATTAATTCAATGTTGCGGTTTGAATCTGAAGAAGCTAGAATGGTAGGGATTTTGGGGCCTTCGGGGATTGGTAAGACTACCATAGTAAGAGCTCTTTTCGGTCAAATCTCGAGCCAATTCCACCATCGTGCTTTTGTATCTTATAAACAAACCAACCAGGACGACTATGGCACGAAGTTGCGTTGGGAAGAACAACTTCTGTCAGATGTTTTAGGTCAAACGGACATTAAGGTTTTCCATTTAGGTGCGGTGGAACAACGGCTAAAGCACAAGAAAGTTCTTATCGTTCTTGACGATGTAGATGATCTAGAGCTACTAAAGACCTTGGTGGGAAAGACTGGATGGTTTGGATCAGGGAGCAGAATTATTGTCATCACTCAAGATAGGCAGCTTCTCAAGGCTCATGAGATTGACCTTGTATACGAGGTGGAGTTCCCATCTGAAGAAGTCGCTCTTGAAATGTTTTGCCGATCTGCATTTGGGCAAAACTCACCACCTGATGGATTTATGGAACTCGCGTTTCAAGTTGCCAAGCTTGCGGGTTCTCTGCCTTTGGGTCTCAGTATCTTGGGTTCGTCTTTAAGAGGGAGGCACGAAAAAGAGTGGAATGAGATGCTGCCTAGGCTCCAAAATGGTTTGGACGGGAAAATTGAGAAGATATTGAGAGTCGGGTACGATAGGTTAGATGGCAAAGACAAAGAGTTGTTTCTGTACATTGCGTGTCTATTCAATGGTGTGGAAGTCAGTTCCATCAAAGACTTGCTCGGAGATGGTGTTAACATTGGGTTTACAATGTTGGCTGATAAGTCCTTCATACGTATAACAACGGACCGAACTGTAGAGATGCACAATCTGCTTCAGAAGATGGGTAGAGAAATAGCTCGTGCAGCGTCCTTGAACAATCCTGGAAAACGTCAATTTCTGGTCAATGTTGAGGATATTCGCGATGTATTTACTGATAAAAcc GGCACGGAAACATTGCTAGGAATATATCTCAACACATCTTACACCAAAGCGCCATTTTGCATAGATGAAGAATCGTTTAAAGGCATGCGAAACCTCCAAATTCTAAAAATTCATGGCAGATTGCACTTACCTCAAAGTGAACTTTATTTACCGCGTAAACTAAGATTGTTAGATTGGAATGAATATCCATCCAAGTGTTTGCCTTGTAATTTTAAGGCAGAGTGTCTCATTGAACTCATAATGGAGAGTAGTAATCTTGAGAAGCTTTGGGAAGGAACTCTG CCAATTGGAAGCCTCAAGAAGATGCGTATGAGCGATTCCATATATTTGAAAGAACTTCCAGATCTTTCTAATGCCATAAACCTCGAAGAAATATATCTTGATGGATGCACATCAGTGGTTACACTTCCTTTCTCGATTCAGAATCTTCCTAAACTGAGGAAATTAGATTTGGAAAATTGCACAAAACTAGAGAATTTCCCAACTCATGTCAACTTGGAATCCCTCGAGTACTTCAGTCTCAGAGGATGCTCTCGGTTGAGAAATTTCCCTCAGATTCATAAGTACACTAGTTCACATGGAACTGCCATCGAAGTAGAAGATTGTTTCTGGAACAAGAATCTCCCTGGATCCGATTACCTCGGTTGCCTGATAAGATGTAAAGTTCGCCCAGAACATCTGGTTCGTCTCGTATTGAGAGGCAACATGCTTGAGAAGCTATGGGAAGGGGCTCAG TCGCTTGGAAGTCTTGTGAAGATGGATCTGTCTGGATGTGAAAACCTGACCGAAGTTCCAGATCTTTCAAAAGCCATTAATCTAGACTTTTTGCAACTCAACGATTGCAAAAGTTTGGTGACGGTTCCTTCTACAATAGGAAGTCTCAATAAATTGGTGAAGCTGGAAATGAAAGAATGCACAAGGCTGGAGACTCTTCCAACGGATATCAACTTGTCATCTCTCAAAACCGTCAATCTCGGTGGGTGTTCAAGATTGAAAAGTTTTCCTCAGATTTCAAGGAGTATCgaaaatttcaatttaaatGGCACAGCCATTGAAAAAGTTCCCTGCTGCATTGAGAGTTTATCGATGCTCACTGTATTGACGATGCGCTGTTGCAAGAGGTTGAAAAACATCTCCCCAAACATTTTCAGAATGCAACGTCTTGGGAAGGCAGACTTTACAGACTGTGTAGGAGTTAAGATGGCGTTGAGTGATGATGCCAGTGTGGTGGCAACAACGTCCATGGAGGATCTCTTTTCCCGTATACAGTTACATGGAAACCTTGAAAATCAGGACGAGTTTTTATTACTTGCCGGCTTGTCGCTCGGAAGGGAATACTTCGAGTTCAACAACTGTTTCAGTTTGGATGAAGATGCGCGGGAACTCATCCTGCGATCATACATCAATCCTACGGTCCTACCAGGTGGAGAAGTGCCTACGTATTTCACGCATCGTACTTCTGGACATTCCCTAACTGTCAAGTTACCTAAGAGCTCTCTTTCTCAAGAATTCTTGGGATTTAAGGCTTGCGTCGTGGTTGAACCTCTAACCAACCCCAATGTGTTTCTTTCAGTATTGAGTGTACGCTGGCACTTCAGAGGCCTCAGTGGTATACTTTATATAAACTCTGAGATTGACTTGTGTAAGACGGATCATCTGGTTATGGGTTCTTTCAAATTCCACCCTATAGGTGCTCCATCTCCAT
- the LOC108820603 gene encoding disease resistance protein RLM3-like produces MASSSSCSRRYDVFPSFSGEDVRKSFLSHFLKELDRKSINTFIDHGIERSRPIGPELLSAIRESRISLVVFSKKYASSSWCLNELVEIHNSFKELNQIVIPVFYGVDPSHVRKQAGEFGEDFMKLCKGKNEDQKQRWMQALTEVANMA; encoded by the coding sequence ATGGCTTCTTCGTCTTCCTGCAGCAGGAGATACGATGTATTCCCAAGCTTCAGCGGCGAAGATGTCCGCAAATCATTCCTCAGCCATTTTCTCAAGGAGCTGGACCGCAAATCAATCAACACGTTCATAGATCATGGGATCGAGAGAAGCCGCCCGATCGGCCCTGAGCTCTTATCAGCTATAAGAGAATCAAGGATCTCACTCGTCGTCTTCTCTAAGAAGTATGCTTCTTCCAGCTGGTGCTTGAACGAATTGGTTGAGATCCACAACTCCTTCAAGGAGTTGAATCAAATAGTGATTCCGGTTTTCTACGGAGTTGATCCTTCTCATGTTAGAAAACAGGCGGGAGAGTTTGGCGAGGACTTTATGAAACTCTGCAAGGGCAAAAATGAGGATCAGAAACAAAGGTGGATGCAGGCTCTAACAGAGGTAGCTAATATGGCCTGA
- the LOC108820601 gene encoding protein SUPPRESSOR OF npr1-1, CONSTITUTIVE 1 isoform X2 produces the protein MIDKIANDVSNKLITPSHGYGDFVGIEAHIEVINSMLRFESEEARMVGILGPSGIGKTTIVRALFGQISSQFHHRAFVSYKQTNQDDYGTKLRWEEQLLSDVLGQTDIKVFHLGAVEQRLKHKKVLIVLDDVDDLELLKTLVGKTGWFGSGSRIIVITQDRQLLKAHEIDLVYEVEFPSEEVALEMFCRSAFGQNSPPDGFMELAFQVAKLAGSLPLGLSILGSSLRGRHEKEWNEMLPRLQNGLDGKIEKILRVGYDRLDGKDKELFLYIACLFNGVEVSSIKDLLGDGVNIGFTMLADKSFIRITTDRTVEMHNLLQKMGREIARAASLNNPGKRQFLVNVEDIRDVFTDKTGTETLLGIYLNTSYTKAPFCIDEESFKGMRNLQILKIHGRLHLPQSELYLPRKLRLLDWNEYPSKCLPCNFKAECLIELIMESSNLEKLWEGTLPIGSLKKMRMSDSIYLKELPDLSNAINLEEIYLDGCTSVVTLPFSIQNLPKLRKLDLENCTKLENFPTHVNLESLEYFSLRGCSRLRNFPQIHKYTSSHGTAIEVEDCFWNKNLPGSDYLGCLIRCKVRPEHLVRLVLRGNMLEKLWEGAQSLGSLVKMDLSGCENLTEVPDLSKAINLDFLQLNDCKSLVTVPSTIGSLNKLVKLEMKECTRLETLPTDINLSSLKTVNLGGCSRLKSFPQISRSIENFNLNGTAIEKVPCCIESLSMLTVLTMRCCKRLKNISPNIFRMQRLGKADFTDCVGVKMALSDDASVVATTSMEDLFSRIQLHGNLENQDEFLLLAGLSLGREYFEFNNCFSLDEDARELILRSYINPTVLPGGEVPTYFTHRTSGHSLTVKLPKSSLSQEFLGFKACVVVEPLTNPNVFLSVLSVRWHFRGLSGILYINSEIDLCKTDHLVMGSFKFHPIGAPSPLEYNDVEFEFSTIDGFSDTILFQRIKGCGIRFLNVPS, from the exons ATGATTGATAAGATAGCGAACGATGTTTCGAATAAACTTATTACACCGTCCCATGGTTATGGCGATTTCGTGGGGATTGAGGCTCATATAGAGGTCATTAATTCAATGTTGCGGTTTGAATCTGAAGAAGCTAGAATGGTAGGGATTTTGGGGCCTTCGGGGATTGGTAAGACTACCATAGTAAGAGCTCTTTTCGGTCAAATCTCGAGCCAATTCCACCATCGTGCTTTTGTATCTTATAAACAAACCAACCAGGACGACTATGGCACGAAGTTGCGTTGGGAAGAACAACTTCTGTCAGATGTTTTAGGTCAAACGGACATTAAGGTTTTCCATTTAGGTGCGGTGGAACAACGGCTAAAGCACAAGAAAGTTCTTATCGTTCTTGACGATGTAGATGATCTAGAGCTACTAAAGACCTTGGTGGGAAAGACTGGATGGTTTGGATCAGGGAGCAGAATTATTGTCATCACTCAAGATAGGCAGCTTCTCAAGGCTCATGAGATTGACCTTGTATACGAGGTGGAGTTCCCATCTGAAGAAGTCGCTCTTGAAATGTTTTGCCGATCTGCATTTGGGCAAAACTCACCACCTGATGGATTTATGGAACTCGCGTTTCAAGTTGCCAAGCTTGCGGGTTCTCTGCCTTTGGGTCTCAGTATCTTGGGTTCGTCTTTAAGAGGGAGGCACGAAAAAGAGTGGAATGAGATGCTGCCTAGGCTCCAAAATGGTTTGGACGGGAAAATTGAGAAGATATTGAGAGTCGGGTACGATAGGTTAGATGGCAAAGACAAAGAGTTGTTTCTGTACATTGCGTGTCTATTCAATGGTGTGGAAGTCAGTTCCATCAAAGACTTGCTCGGAGATGGTGTTAACATTGGGTTTACAATGTTGGCTGATAAGTCCTTCATACGTATAACAACGGACCGAACTGTAGAGATGCACAATCTGCTTCAGAAGATGGGTAGAGAAATAGCTCGTGCAGCGTCCTTGAACAATCCTGGAAAACGTCAATTTCTGGTCAATGTTGAGGATATTCGCGATGTATTTACTGATAAAAcc GGCACGGAAACATTGCTAGGAATATATCTCAACACATCTTACACCAAAGCGCCATTTTGCATAGATGAAGAATCGTTTAAAGGCATGCGAAACCTCCAAATTCTAAAAATTCATGGCAGATTGCACTTACCTCAAAGTGAACTTTATTTACCGCGTAAACTAAGATTGTTAGATTGGAATGAATATCCATCCAAGTGTTTGCCTTGTAATTTTAAGGCAGAGTGTCTCATTGAACTCATAATGGAGAGTAGTAATCTTGAGAAGCTTTGGGAAGGAACTCTG CCAATTGGAAGCCTCAAGAAGATGCGTATGAGCGATTCCATATATTTGAAAGAACTTCCAGATCTTTCTAATGCCATAAACCTCGAAGAAATATATCTTGATGGATGCACATCAGTGGTTACACTTCCTTTCTCGATTCAGAATCTTCCTAAACTGAGGAAATTAGATTTGGAAAATTGCACAAAACTAGAGAATTTCCCAACTCATGTCAACTTGGAATCCCTCGAGTACTTCAGTCTCAGAGGATGCTCTCGGTTGAGAAATTTCCCTCAGATTCATAAGTACACTAGTTCACATGGAACTGCCATCGAAGTAGAAGATTGTTTCTGGAACAAGAATCTCCCTGGATCCGATTACCTCGGTTGCCTGATAAGATGTAAAGTTCGCCCAGAACATCTGGTTCGTCTCGTATTGAGAGGCAACATGCTTGAGAAGCTATGGGAAGGGGCTCAG TCGCTTGGAAGTCTTGTGAAGATGGATCTGTCTGGATGTGAAAACCTGACCGAAGTTCCAGATCTTTCAAAAGCCATTAATCTAGACTTTTTGCAACTCAACGATTGCAAAAGTTTGGTGACGGTTCCTTCTACAATAGGAAGTCTCAATAAATTGGTGAAGCTGGAAATGAAAGAATGCACAAGGCTGGAGACTCTTCCAACGGATATCAACTTGTCATCTCTCAAAACCGTCAATCTCGGTGGGTGTTCAAGATTGAAAAGTTTTCCTCAGATTTCAAGGAGTATCgaaaatttcaatttaaatGGCACAGCCATTGAAAAAGTTCCCTGCTGCATTGAGAGTTTATCGATGCTCACTGTATTGACGATGCGCTGTTGCAAGAGGTTGAAAAACATCTCCCCAAACATTTTCAGAATGCAACGTCTTGGGAAGGCAGACTTTACAGACTGTGTAGGAGTTAAGATGGCGTTGAGTGATGATGCCAGTGTGGTGGCAACAACGTCCATGGAGGATCTCTTTTCCCGTATACAGTTACATGGAAACCTTGAAAATCAGGACGAGTTTTTATTACTTGCCGGCTTGTCGCTCGGAAGGGAATACTTCGAGTTCAACAACTGTTTCAGTTTGGATGAAGATGCGCGGGAACTCATCCTGCGATCATACATCAATCCTACGGTCCTACCAGGTGGAGAAGTGCCTACGTATTTCACGCATCGTACTTCTGGACATTCCCTAACTGTCAAGTTACCTAAGAGCTCTCTTTCTCAAGAATTCTTGGGATTTAAGGCTTGCGTCGTGGTTGAACCTCTAACCAACCCCAATGTGTTTCTTTCAGTATTGAGTGTACGCTGGCACTTCAGAGGCCTCAGTGGTATACTTTATATAAACTCTGAGATTGACTTGTGTAAGACGGATCATCTGGTTATGGGTTCTTTCAAATTCCACCCTATAGGTGCTCCATCTCCAT
- the LOC108820602 gene encoding RGG repeats nuclear RNA binding protein A isoform X2, protein MATLNPFDLLGDDAEDPSQLAVVSIAADKPKKSAPVSAVSAKSSAPSKQLPPPQAVREVRSDAPRGSERGGERGLSRGRGGGYNRDFRGGDGNNWGYSKPSEEGGVSKPFYEKRSVPGVYGGGGGARGGRRGETGEGERPPRRTYDRRSGTGRGGDFKREGAGRGNWGTPGEEVLVVKTEEVAGAETEKPAGDEVAADAKKENNAEVEEQKEPEDKEMTLDEYEKILEEKRKALQSQTTSGRKVDTKVFESMQQLSNKKKSNDEIFIKLAVSINEFLKPAEGENYYRGGGRGGRGRGRGGRDRGGASGGGYDGYRSEAAPAIGDTAQFPSLGGK, encoded by the exons ATGGCAACTTTGAACCCTTTTGATCTGTTGGGTGACGACGCCGAGGATCCGAGCCAGCTCGCCGTCGTCTCCATCGCTGCCGATAAGCCCAAAAAATCTGCACCTGTTTCCGCCGTGTCTGCTAAGTCATCTGCTCCGTCAAAGCAGCTTCCTCCTCCCCAAGCTG TGAGAGAGGTTAGGAGTGATGCTCCACGTGGCAGTGAACGTGGTGGAGAGCGTGGATTAAGCCGTGGTCGTGGTGGTGGTTACAACCGTGATTTTAGAGGCGGTGATGGTAACAACTGGGGATACAGTAAGCCATCTGAGGAAGGAGGCGTTTCAAAGCCATTCTATGAGAAACGTAGTGTACCTGGTGTATatggtggcggtggtggtgcTCGTGGTGGTCGACGCGGTGAAACTGGTGAAGGTGAACGTCCTCCTCGAAGGACATATGATCGTCGTAGTGGAACTGGCAGAGG GGGTGACTTCAAAAGGGAAGGAGCTGGTCGTGGAAACTGGGGAACACCGGGAGAAGAAGTTCTTGTTGT GAAGACTGAAGAAGTTGCTGGTGCAGAGACTGAGAAGCCTGCTGGTGATGAGGTTGCTGCTGATGCTAAGAAGGAGAACAATGCTGAAGTGGAGGAGCAGAAAGAGCCTGAGGATAAG GAGATGACTCTGGATGAGTATGAGAAAATACTTGAGGAGAAGAGAAAGGCTCTTCAGTCTCAGACCACATCTGGGAGGAAAGTTGATACTAAAGTGTTTGAATCAATGCAACAACTCTCAAACAAGAAGAAGTCTAACGATGAAATCTTCATCAAGTTG GCTGTGAGCATTAATGAGTTTCTGAAACCAGCTGAGGGTGAGAACTACTACCGAGGAGGAGGTCGTGGTGGTCGTGGAAGGGGACGTGGTGGTCGTGACCGTGGAGGTGCTTCTGGTGGTGGATATGATGGTTATCGTAGTGAAGCTGCGCCCGCCATTGGAGATACGGCTCAGTTCCCATCTCTTGGGGGCAAGTAA